In Campylobacter sp. RM16187, the DNA window ATAGGCGGATTTTCAATGCTAGTAGGTCTATTTTTGGCAATCTCTATATTTTATTCTAAAAAAAGAGAATATAAACATACAAACTTTGAAAATTTAGAGATGCAAGAAGCGGAATTAGCTAAAAGCCTAAAAATGACAAAGAAAGAGTGGGCAGTATTAGGAGGTGCCATAGTAGCGTTTGTAGTGCAAATTTACACATCAAGTATGCCTCTTGGGGCACTTTTGGGACTTCTTGTTATGGTGGCTTTTGGGGGCATAGAGTATAACAAGATAGACAAAGTCATGGATAGCGGTCTAGCCATGATGGGCTTTATCGCATTTATTATGCTTGTTGCAGCCGGTTTTGGCTCTGTTTTAAGAGAGAGTGGCGGTATCGAACAACTTGTAAATTTTGCTAGCAATATCGCTGGTGGAAAATTAGGAGGAGCTATAATGATGCTAACCATAGGACTACTTGTAACTATGGGCATAGGAACTAGCTTTGGCACCATACCTATTATAGCTGCGATCTATGTTCCGCTTTCTATATCTTTAGGATTTTCATTCCCGGCCATTATTCTTTTAGTTGGTATTGCTGCGGCACTTGGAGATGCGGGAAGTCCGGCAAGTGATAGCACACTTGGGCCTACAGCAGGTCTAAATGCCGACGGACAGCACAACCATATCTACGATACTTGCGTGCCGACATTTATTTTCTTTAATATTCCACTTATAATAGGTGGTATTATAGGAGCAATGATATTATAATCCCTATAATTTTATAGCCTGCTATACTTGACTGGTAGGCTATAAATTTAATTACTATTCTCTACTTGATTTATATATTTTGGAACATCTTTTGCTTTTATCTTTTAAAAATTGCATAAAAGGATAAGATTATGATGAGATCTCTTTGGTCTGGAGTTACGGGACTTCAGGCTCACCAAATAGCAATGGATGTCGAAGGTAATAACATAGCAAACGTAAACACCATAGGTTTTAAATATAGCAGAGCAAATTTTGATGATCTTATATATCAAACTTCTCGTGTATCCACCGCTCCTCAAAATAAACATGGCGGTTTAAACTCTATGCAGGTAGGTCTTGGAACACAGGTTAATACTACTACTAAAATTTTTAAGCAAGGCTCT includes these proteins:
- a CDS encoding Na+/H+ antiporter NhaC family protein, whose amino-acid sequence is MLSNPVVVSIVIMTVLCLLRFNVLLSILVSALVAGLMYHNGFASFSAFFDALTATTSTLITGMKGNLETSLSYILLGALAAAIANTNLTAILINSITKILSSTRAYFALIIAAVACFSQNLIPVHIAFIPILIPPLLPLMNKLNIDRRAIATALTFGLKAPYVSLSVGFGLIFHGIIKKELANNGVNVEISDIQNVMWIGGFSMLVGLFLAISIFYSKKREYKHTNFENLEMQEAELAKSLKMTKKEWAVLGGAIVAFVVQIYTSSMPLGALLGLLVMVAFGGIEYNKIDKVMDSGLAMMGFIAFIMLVAAGFGSVLRESGGIEQLVNFASNIAGGKLGGAIMMLTIGLLVTMGIGTSFGTIPIIAAIYVPLSISLGFSFPAIILLVGIAAALGDAGSPASDSTLGPTAGLNADGQHNHIYDTCVPTFIFFNIPLIIGGIIGAMIL